From Primulina huaijiensis isolate GDHJ02 chromosome 15, ASM1229523v2, whole genome shotgun sequence, one genomic window encodes:
- the LOC140959911 gene encoding probable BOI-related E3 ubiquitin-protein ligase 3 has protein sequence MAIQAQLVSDQSFGFSLGGPHDSIMETDAGFNHSFLIPQHQQLMQFGPFQNFYQHKNQSSFLKNFTVKDQQSVLFSRSLSSQIERQRMEIDRFISLQNERLRQALQEQRKNQISTMMKKYESNIQSLLKQKEEEILKATNRRMELEKHLERMEMENQTWKMAAKEKEAIAAALNSKIQRLRESACLSINAAEDAESCFRIEENEEQNTRKMICRCCGSRKACVIMLPCRHLCSCKDCEAFLDSCPVCKMVKKASLEAFTT, from the exons ATGGCCATTCAAGCACAGCTGGTTTCGGATCAGAGTTTTGGGTTTTCTTTGGGGGGTCCTCATGATTCCATCATGGAGACTGACGCTGGATTTAATCACTCATTTTTAATTCCTCAGCACCAGCAATTGATGCAGTTTGGTCCGTTTCAGAATTTTTATCAGCATAAGAATCAAAGCTCATTTCTTAAGAATTTCACCGTGAAAGATCAGCAATCTGTCTTGTTTTCGCGGTCTCTCTCTTCCCAGATCGAGAGACAGAGAATGGAAATCGATCGATTCATAAGTTTACAG AACGAAAGACTGAGGCAGGCTTTGCAAGAGCAAAGAAAGAACCAAATCTCAACAATGATGAAGAAATACGAATCAAATATCCAATCTTTACTCAAACAGAAGGAAGAAGAGATCTTGAAGGCAACAAACAGAAGAATGGAGCTGGAAAAACATCTGGAAAGAATGGAGATGGAGAACCAGACATGGAAAATGGCAGCCAAGGAGAAGGAAGCCATTGCCGCGGCATTGAACAGCAAAATCCAACGTCTCAGAGAGTCTGCGTGCCTGTCAATCAATGCAGCCGAAGACGCAGAGTCGTGTTTCCGAATCGAAGAGAACGAGGAACAAAACACGAGGAAGATGATCTGCAGATGCTGCGGTTCTCGAAAAGCGTGTGTTATCATGTTGCCTTGCAGGCATCTGTGTTCATGCAAAGATTGTGAGGCATTTCTTGATTCCTGCCCCGTCTGTAAAATGGTGAAAAAAGCCAGCTTAGAAGCGTTCACTACATGA
- the LOC140959018 gene encoding basic leucine zipper 23-like produces MDEGEPNFPRDRMLSCLDMTNAPSSCSFDIDEFLDRTQTCNDALGRTEAFTDVLGRTQACTHAHACNPSGPDESHTHTCIHVHTQIMPTASDVQASSDDTSESIEKKSKKRPLGNREAVRKYREKKKARAAILEDEVVKLRSLNQQLMKRLQGQALLEAEIARLKCLLVDIRGRIEGEIGSFPYQKPAKNGDVYESIANSSVPGTYMMNPCNMRRSDQLYCLHPGSEGTALDSQVLNDCGFDNLQCLGNQNSGQELPARGRGSC; encoded by the coding sequence ATGGACGAAGGGGAGCCTAATTTTCCTAGGGATCGAATGTTATCATGCTTGGATATGACTAATGCTCCTAGCAGTTGCTCATTTGACATAGACGAGTTTCTTGATCGCACTCAGACCTGCAACGATGCCCTGGGTCGTACAGAGGCTTTCACCGATGTTCTTGGCCGTACACAGGCATGCACCCATGCCCATGCTTGCAATCCATCTGGTCCTGATGAATCCCACACTCACACTTGTATTCATGTCCATACCCAAATTATGCCGACCGCCAGTGATGTTCAGGCTTCAAGTGATGACACTTCTGAGTCGATcgagaaaaaatcaaaaaaacgACCATTGGGTAATCGTGAAGCTGTACGCAAGTATCGTGAGAAGAAAAAGGCTAGGGCTGCGATATTGGAAGATGAAGTTGTTAAGTTGAGGTCTTTGAACCAGCAGTTAATGAAGAGGCTGCAGGGTCAAGCTTTGTTAGAGGCTGAGATTGCCAGGCTCAAGTGCTTGCTTGTTGACATTAGGGGACggattgaaggagaaattgGATCTTTTCCTTACCAGAAGCCGGCTAAGAATGGAGATGTGTATGAAAGCATCGCTAACTCTAGCGTTCCTGGCACATATATGATGAATCCATGTAATATGAGGAGGAGTGATCAACTTTATTGCCTTCACCCTGGATCTGAAGGCACTGCCTTAGACAGTCAGGTCCTTAACGACTGTGGATTTGACAATCTCCAGTGCTTGGGGAATCAAAATTCTGGTCAGGAGCTTCCTgctcgtggacgtggaagttgTTAG